A genomic window from Paenibacillus sp. FSL K6-0276 includes:
- the smc gene encoding chromosome segregation protein SMC, translating to MFLKRIELAGFKSFADKTEMEFVRGITAVVGPNGSGKSNISDGIRWVLGEQSAKSLRGGKMEDIIFAGSDARKAVNYGEVSLTLDNEDHTLPLDFSEVTVTRRVHRSGESEYLINKQSCRLKDITELFMDTGIGREAYSIIGQGRIEEILSTRSEDRRGIFEEASGIVKYKSRKKDASRKLDDTEQNLLRIHDLISELEDQIGPLKDQSEKAIRFKELREQLKHQEISVYVHQIEGIHTAWQEGNAKLETLKDEQLELSTVVSAHDAKLESGRSELRTLEEQIEKQQEQLLRYSESYEKSEGYGEVLKERKRNLENNREQLMLTLGSVGERSADRQRELGDLEFKLEESRLKLVELRRQIEEEESRLEGVADGISQSQEEKLKSALLELMNLMANARNEIRYADQQKENLERRMSRSEEESGKWTSRHEELSASQKGLKDKIAQLGKELSNLRGAYITESEQLSKRQKLIEETQSGLRKWEQKREAQVSRHETMKEMQDDFDGFMLGVKEVLKGARKGHLNGVHGAVAELISVPEKLEMAVETALGASLQHVVMDNETVSRQAISFLKQRQLGRATFLPLDVIRPRQISGSDRGMVEDADGFVGIGSELVGYDDKYASIVGSLLGNVVIAESLEQANRIAARCQYRYRVVTLEGDVVNAGGSMTGGSQHKKNNSLLSRKRQLDQLSGEIEESERQIVKLKQGIAKLREEQENASVKLEDLRRDGDEKRLEEQRVSGDLKQLEQELRHVLEQVESTGAERSGFESEVRTLEETRKQASAELERLEKEEKEAHEGIRNAESARKANESAKEELQGKLTSMKVSEGKLDQEIFSLEEQLRRLRQDVGSQDKELRQNRNLLHTIEQDLASNALETVKQKEDLNSYRLKKEETAGTLDLARAERSALTRKLELEEGKTKDQRQALRVVEDKLRSTEVSVGRLDVELDNILRKLSDDYELSYELAKQRYPVPEDVPAAQADVQRLKRSISALGEVNLGAIDEYQRVHERYTFLSGQKDDLVEAKTTLYQVIREMEDEMSKRFKHTFDAIRKQFGTVFSKLFGGGRADLMLLDPEHMLETGIDIVAQPPGKKLQNLQLLSGGERALTAMALLFAILQVKPVPFCVLDEVEAALDEANVVRFAQYLREFSEQTQFIVVTHRKGTMEEADVLYGVTMEEGGVSKLVSVRLEDEEAEIA from the coding sequence ATGTTTTTGAAACGGATAGAATTAGCTGGTTTTAAATCATTTGCCGACAAAACAGAAATGGAATTTGTGCGCGGAATAACGGCCGTAGTGGGCCCGAACGGAAGCGGCAAGAGTAATATTTCTGACGGCATACGCTGGGTACTCGGCGAACAGAGTGCTAAATCACTACGTGGCGGCAAGATGGAAGATATTATTTTTGCCGGTAGTGACGCGCGTAAAGCTGTGAATTATGGTGAAGTATCACTTACGCTCGATAATGAGGATCATACGCTACCACTGGATTTCAGCGAAGTAACAGTGACTCGGCGTGTTCACCGTAGCGGAGAGAGTGAATATTTAATTAATAAGCAATCCTGCCGTCTGAAGGATATCACAGAGCTGTTCATGGATACCGGTATCGGGCGTGAGGCTTATTCGATTATCGGGCAGGGTCGGATTGAAGAGATTCTGAGTACTCGTTCCGAGGATCGGCGAGGCATCTTTGAAGAGGCATCGGGTATTGTGAAATATAAATCGCGCAAAAAAGATGCAAGTCGAAAGCTCGACGATACTGAGCAAAACTTGCTTCGTATTCACGATTTGATTAGTGAGCTTGAGGATCAGATTGGGCCCCTTAAGGATCAGTCGGAGAAGGCAATTCGCTTTAAAGAACTTCGGGAACAACTGAAACATCAGGAAATTTCAGTCTATGTGCACCAGATTGAAGGGATTCATACCGCTTGGCAGGAAGGTAACGCTAAGCTTGAAACTTTAAAGGATGAGCAACTAGAGCTGTCGACGGTTGTCTCTGCCCATGATGCTAAGCTAGAAAGCGGACGTTCTGAACTGCGCACGCTAGAGGAACAGATTGAGAAGCAGCAAGAACAATTGCTCCGTTATAGCGAATCTTACGAGAAGAGCGAAGGTTATGGAGAAGTGCTGAAGGAACGCAAGCGCAACCTAGAGAACAATCGTGAACAGCTAATGCTCACGCTAGGTTCTGTAGGTGAGCGTTCTGCGGATCGTCAGCGTGAGCTCGGCGATTTGGAATTTAAGCTCGAAGAGTCACGGCTTAAGCTTGTTGAACTTCGAAGACAGATCGAAGAAGAAGAGTCACGGCTCGAAGGTGTTGCTGACGGTATTAGTCAGAGCCAGGAAGAGAAGCTGAAAAGTGCTCTCTTGGAGTTAATGAACCTTATGGCGAATGCACGTAACGAAATTCGTTACGCGGATCAACAGAAGGAGAACCTGGAACGTCGCATGAGCCGCAGTGAAGAAGAAAGCGGCAAATGGACATCTCGGCACGAAGAATTGTCTGCCAGCCAGAAAGGCCTTAAAGACAAGATCGCCCAGCTTGGGAAGGAACTAAGCAATCTTCGTGGTGCTTATATTACTGAAAGTGAACAACTTAGCAAACGTCAGAAGCTGATTGAAGAGACACAATCAGGCCTGCGGAAGTGGGAACAGAAGCGGGAAGCGCAAGTCTCTCGTCATGAGACCATGAAAGAAATGCAGGATGATTTCGACGGCTTTATGCTTGGAGTTAAAGAAGTACTCAAAGGTGCTCGCAAAGGACATCTTAACGGGGTGCATGGTGCGGTTGCTGAACTCATCTCAGTTCCGGAGAAGCTGGAAATGGCAGTCGAGACTGCGCTGGGTGCATCGCTTCAACACGTGGTCATGGATAATGAGACTGTATCACGCCAAGCGATATCATTTCTGAAGCAACGTCAATTGGGACGGGCTACTTTCCTTCCACTCGATGTTATCCGGCCGCGCCAAATTTCTGGCAGTGACCGTGGAATGGTGGAGGACGCTGACGGTTTTGTTGGAATTGGTTCCGAACTTGTAGGATATGATGATAAATATGCTAGTATCGTTGGCAGTTTGCTTGGCAATGTAGTTATTGCCGAAAGCCTGGAGCAGGCGAATCGTATCGCCGCTAGATGCCAGTATCGTTATCGTGTGGTCACGCTGGAAGGTGATGTAGTAAATGCCGGGGGCTCGATGACCGGAGGTAGCCAGCATAAGAAGAACAATAGCTTGCTTAGCCGTAAACGTCAGCTTGATCAGCTAAGTGGTGAGATCGAAGAGAGCGAACGTCAAATCGTTAAACTGAAACAAGGCATAGCCAAACTACGTGAAGAGCAGGAGAACGCTAGCGTGAAGCTAGAGGACCTGCGCCGTGATGGTGATGAGAAAAGACTGGAAGAGCAACGCGTTTCTGGTGATTTGAAGCAGCTTGAACAAGAGCTTCGGCATGTACTGGAACAAGTGGAGAGCACAGGCGCGGAACGTAGTGGCTTTGAAAGTGAGGTCCGCACGCTTGAGGAGACTCGGAAACAAGCCTCTGCTGAGCTTGAACGTCTCGAGAAGGAAGAGAAGGAAGCTCATGAGGGTATCCGTAATGCAGAATCGGCGCGTAAAGCGAATGAATCAGCTAAAGAAGAGTTGCAAGGTAAGCTGACCAGTATGAAAGTTTCGGAAGGCAAGCTCGATCAGGAGATCTTCTCCCTGGAGGAGCAATTACGTCGTCTAAGACAAGATGTGGGTTCACAGGATAAAGAGCTACGCCAGAATCGAAATCTGTTACATACGATCGAACAGGATTTGGCTAGTAATGCATTGGAAACCGTGAAACAGAAAGAAGATTTGAATAGTTATCGTCTGAAGAAGGAAGAGACAGCCGGTACTTTGGATTTAGCTCGGGCGGAACGTTCAGCGTTAACTCGTAAGCTTGAACTAGAGGAGGGCAAGACCAAGGATCAACGACAGGCACTTAGAGTCGTGGAGGACAAGCTGCGTTCCACTGAAGTTTCTGTGGGTCGTCTCGATGTTGAACTTGATAATATTCTTCGTAAGCTGAGTGATGACTACGAGCTAAGTTATGAACTAGCGAAGCAACGTTATCCTGTGCCCGAAGATGTACCTGCCGCACAAGCGGATGTACAGCGTCTGAAACGCAGTATTTCTGCGCTGGGCGAGGTCAATTTAGGCGCGATTGATGAATATCAGCGTGTTCATGAGCGTTATACGTTCCTCAGTGGACAAAAAGATGACCTGGTCGAAGCCAAGACTACCCTGTATCAAGTCATCCGTGAGATGGAAGATGAAATGTCCAAACGCTTCAAGCATACCTTTGATGCGATCCGGAAACAATTCGGTACGGTGTTCTCGAAGTTGTTCGGAGGCGGACGAGCCGATCTTATGTTGCTAGATCCAGAGCATATGCTGGAAACAGGTATAGATATCGTGGCCCAACCACCGGGTAAAAAGCTTCAAAACCTGCAGCTCCTTTCCGGCGGCGAACGCGCCTTAACCGCGATGGCACTATTGTTTGCCATCCTGCAAGTGAAGCCAGTTCCGTTCTGCGTACTGGATGAGGTTGAGGCTGCGCTAGATGAAGCGAATGTTGTACGATTTGCTCAGTATTTACGTGAGTTCTCGGAACAAACGCAATTTATCGTCGTTACACACCGCAAAGGAACAATGGAAGAGGCAGACGTGCTCTACGGAGTGACGATGGAAGAAGGCGGAGTATCGAAGCTTGTCTCTGTACGTTTAGAGGATGAGGAAGCAGAGATCGCTTAA
- a CDS encoding DUF1835 domain-containing protein has protein sequence MEHKYTMSMEQEEAKRNHIYLLFGLSEAGSMKVALSRLGCRHLIRVLSFNETFTAGPLHKLHREEGYYTRELWFQERFPDQGYQLNPQHKLEAMIRTLKEIPEDKKITIWCGDNSHDQTGLRFALFILSERKQPIHVINPIEAYGEIPKIAEQFSIGLSPQSLGQLPNEAVQTIIKNTENTQPLTFAQRKQYELEWQEISNTEDMLRIWSNGQLTNVPETYYDEEILSLILQLQKNEKGDHYVNAGLIVGAIIEQWNLFISTSFIEYRFWRLISEGKLLFKGIPYAMYLYFLSVP, from the coding sequence ATGGAACACAAATATACTATGTCAATGGAGCAAGAAGAGGCTAAGCGGAATCACATTTATCTGTTATTTGGCTTATCAGAAGCTGGTTCGATGAAGGTAGCACTTAGTCGTTTAGGTTGTCGTCATTTAATAAGAGTACTTTCATTTAATGAGACCTTCACCGCTGGACCGCTGCACAAATTACATAGAGAGGAAGGATATTATACCCGAGAGTTATGGTTTCAGGAACGATTTCCGGATCAGGGTTATCAGCTCAATCCCCAGCATAAACTGGAAGCCATGATTCGGACACTGAAAGAAATTCCTGAGGACAAAAAAATCACTATCTGGTGCGGGGACAACTCCCATGATCAGACCGGTTTACGGTTTGCACTTTTTATTCTCAGTGAGAGGAAGCAACCCATTCATGTTATAAATCCAATCGAAGCTTATGGGGAGATTCCCAAGATTGCCGAACAATTTAGTATTGGCTTATCTCCCCAGTCTCTGGGTCAGCTCCCAAACGAAGCTGTGCAAACTATTATCAAAAACACCGAAAATACGCAACCCCTTACTTTCGCGCAAAGAAAACAGTATGAACTGGAGTGGCAAGAAATCAGCAACACTGAGGATATGCTTCGAATCTGGTCCAATGGTCAGTTAACAAATGTTCCCGAAACATACTATGACGAAGAAATTCTATCCTTAATTCTGCAACTGCAAAAGAATGAAAAGGGTGATCATTACGTAAATGCTGGACTTATTGTAGGAGCAATTATAGAGCAGTGGAATTTATTTATCAGTACCTCATTTATAGAATATCGCTTCTGGAGGCTTATTAGTGAAGGAAAACTGTTATTTAAAGGGATACCTTACGCGATGTATTTGTACTTTTTAAGCGTCCCTTAG
- the ftsY gene encoding signal recognition particle-docking protein FtsY yields the protein MSFFRKLKESISGKTESVTKQFRDGLEKTRKGFVEKVADLIIRRKKIDEEFYEELEEILIGADVGVNTVMTLVEDLRAEVKQKRIEDAAELQPILSRKLMELLRGDDDNSLKENPDGITVILFVGVNGVGKTTTIGKLAHRYKQEGKKVLLAAGDTFRAGAIEQLEVWGQRAGVDVIKQQAGSDPAAVMFDAVQAAKQRNVDILICDTAGRLQNKSNLMEELNKIFRVIQREIPSAPHEVLMVLDATTGQNALTQAKLFGEKSGVTGLVLTKLDGTAKGGIVVAIRQEMNLPVKLVGLGEKMEDLQPFDSQQFVHALFAGLITEEETEESEEQV from the coding sequence ATGAGCTTTTTCAGGAAGTTAAAAGAAAGCATTTCCGGCAAAACGGAAAGTGTAACCAAACAATTCCGCGACGGATTAGAGAAAACCCGTAAAGGCTTTGTCGAGAAGGTAGCAGACCTTATTATCCGCCGTAAAAAAATAGATGAAGAGTTCTATGAAGAACTGGAAGAAATCTTGATTGGTGCAGACGTTGGCGTTAATACAGTTATGACACTTGTCGAGGATCTGCGCGCCGAAGTGAAGCAAAAGCGAATTGAAGATGCTGCGGAGCTTCAACCGATTTTGTCCCGTAAGCTGATGGAACTGCTGCGCGGAGATGATGATAACAGCCTGAAGGAAAATCCGGATGGAATTACAGTTATCTTGTTCGTTGGGGTTAATGGAGTGGGCAAGACGACTACGATCGGTAAGCTAGCACATCGTTACAAGCAAGAGGGTAAAAAAGTTCTTTTGGCTGCGGGGGATACGTTCCGTGCCGGAGCGATTGAACAGCTCGAAGTTTGGGGCCAACGTGCAGGCGTAGATGTAATTAAGCAACAAGCAGGCTCTGACCCAGCCGCTGTTATGTTCGATGCTGTTCAAGCGGCTAAGCAGCGGAATGTGGATATCCTGATCTGTGATACCGCAGGCAGGCTTCAGAATAAGAGCAATCTGATGGAAGAGCTTAACAAGATCTTCCGCGTCATTCAAAGAGAAATCCCTAGTGCTCCGCACGAGGTACTGATGGTGCTGGATGCTACCACAGGTCAAAATGCGCTTACTCAAGCCAAGCTATTTGGTGAAAAGAGTGGGGTTACAGGGCTCGTCTTGACGAAGCTGGACGGTACGGCTAAAGGCGGTATTGTTGTAGCGATTCGTCAGGAAATGAATTTACCTGTGAAACTTGTGGGTCTAGGGGAGAAGATGGAAGATTTGCAGCCATTTGATTCTCAGCAGTTCGTACATGCTCTTTTTGCCGGGTTAATTACCGAGGAAGAGACAGAAGAATCGGAAGAGCAAGTGTAA